Proteins encoded in a region of the Coffea eugenioides isolate CCC68of chromosome 4, Ceug_1.0, whole genome shotgun sequence genome:
- the LOC113767339 gene encoding pentatricopeptide repeat-containing protein At1g74900, mitochondrial-like, with translation MSKLHKTAIGPKFPDFSSAKTPLKPHIAPPPPPTAAEVDVTSITNLVLKTNPEILTQNLPTLVQWTPELVHTILKRLWNHGPKALQFFKALDPHLSYTHSATAFDYAIDIAARMRDYKTLWALVAQMRTIKLGPGPKTFAIILERYVASGKADKAVDLFLSMHKHGCPQDLTSFNSFLDVLCKAKQAEIAYNLFKVFRRKFRVDMISYNILANGYCIMKRTPKALEILKEMVERGLEPNVMTYNIILKGFFRAGQTKEAWEFFLQMKRRKCEIDVVTYTTMVHGFGVAGEVERSRKLFDEMVGAGVLPSVATYNALIQVLCKKDNVENAILVFDEMLRKGYLPNVTTYNVLIRGLCHVGKMDRAVEYMDKMKEDECEPNVQTYNLVIRYYCDDGEFAKAFELFEKMGSGHCLPNLDTYNILISAMFVRKKSDDLVVAGKLLIEMIDRGFLPRRFTFNRILNGLLLTGNQEFAREILRLQSGSGRLPRHLRL, from the coding sequence ATGTCAAAACTACACAAAACAGCGATAGGCCCCAAGTTCCCCGATTTCTCCTCTGCAAAAACCCCTCTGAAACCGCACATAGCCCCTCCGCCACCACCGACAGCGGCGGAGGTGGACGTTACCTCCATAACCAACCTCGTTCTCAAGACAAACCCAGAAATTTTGACTCAAAATTTACCCACCCTTGTGCAATGGACCCCTGAGCTTGTCCACACGATTCTCAAACGCCTGTGGAACCATGGCCCGAAAGCTCTCCAGTTCTTCAAAGCCCTCGACCCCCATCTCTCTTACACCCACTCCGCCACCGCATTCGACTACGCCATCGACATTGCTGCCAGAATGCGGGATTACAAGACCCTATGGGCCCTTGTGGCTCAAATGCGGACTATAAAGCTCGGTCCTGGCCCGAAAACCTTCGCCATCATCCTCGAAAGGTATGTGGCTTCTGGCAAAGCTGATAAGGCGGTTGACCTTTTCTTGTCAATGCATAAACATGGTTGTCCTCAGGATTTGACTTCGTTCAATTCTTTTCTTGATGTGCTCTGTAAGGCGAAGCAGGCTGAAATAGCCTATAATCTGTTTAAGGTGTTTAGGAGGAAGTTTAGAGTTGATATGATTAGTTATAACATTCTCGCTAATGGGTATTGTATAATGAAGCGAACGCCAAAGGCATTGGAAATTTTGAAGGAAATGGTAGAGAGAGGATTGGAGCCAAATGTGATGACTTATAATATAATTCTTAAAGGTTTCTTTAGAGCAGGGCAAACGAAGGAAGCTTGGGAGTTTTTCTTGCAAATGAAGAGGAGAAAATGTGAGATTGATGTGGTGACTTATACTACTATGGTTCACGGTTTTGGTGTTGCAGGTGAGGTTGAGAGGTCCCGTAAGCTGTTTGATGAGATGGTTGGAGCTGGAGTGCTTCCCTCAGTAGCAACTTACAATGCTCTGATTCAAGTTTTATGTAAGAAAGACAATGTGGAAAATGCAATTTTGGTGTTTGATGAGATGTTGCGGAAGGGCTATTTACCTAATGTCACTACTTATAATGTGCTCATTAGAGGTTTGTGTCATGTCGGTAAAATGGACAGGGCAGTTGAGTATATGGACAAGATGAAAGAAGATGAGTGTGAGCCTAATGTTCAGACATACAATCTTGTAATTCGATATTATTGTGATGATGGAGAATTTGCGAAGGCCTTCGAATTGTTTGAGAAAATGGGTAGTGGGCATTGCTTACCTAACTTAGATACTTATAACATCTTGATCAGTGCAATGTTTGTCAGAAAGAAATCCGATGATTTGGTGGTGGCAGGAAAGTTGTTGATAGAAATGATTGACAGAGGATTTCTGCCTCGAAGGTTTACTTTCAACCGCATTCTGAATGGGCTTTTGCTTACGGGTAATCAAGAATTTGCTAGAGAGATTTTGCGACTGCAAAGCGGATCTGGCCGGCTTCCTCGTCATTTGAGACTATGA